The sequence AAGTCTTGACTCCATCCTTTTCGGTTTGGTCCTATAGACACGACATACAGTACTTGGCTACATTTTTAATAGTGGACTAGTGCTTAAACCATCAACTAAATTGGTTTTGCATTTGTCCAGATAAAACAAGAAGTACCAAACTGGATTGGCACAAACGCTTCAACATTATTGAGGGAATTGCTCGAGGACTTCTCTATCTTCACAGAGATTCAAAATTGAGAATTGTCCATAGGGATCTCAAAGCAAGCAATGTTCTACTGGACAGTGAAATGAAccccaaaatttcagattttggaatggCAAGAGCTTTTAGAGGAGATGAAAGTGAAGACAATACAAAGCTAGTGGTTGGAACTTAGTAAGAACCCTGAGATTTATTTCATTtctgtaaaaagaaaaaaatgtgtgtTTCTAGGCTTTTCACCTATTGAAATTCTTGTTGGCTCCTTATACTTCTTGCTaactaaaatgaaaatgatTTACTTAACATACCCTAACTGCATTTGATGATGGAATGCAGTGGTTACATGCCTCCAGAGTATGCAGTAGATGGCTTATTCTCAGTGAAATCTGATGTTTATAGCTTTGGTGTGTTGGTGTTAGAGATAGTGAGTGGCAACAAAAACAGAGGGTTCTGTCATCCTGACCATGAACACAACCTTCTAGGACATGTGAGTATACGGATGAAAGTGTTCTTGTTACTTCCAAATTAGATAAATATATAGTTTTCTGTTCAACTTTTCATGTTGGTAATATGAATTGGATTTGTTTTAGGCATGGAAACTATGGAATGAAGGGAAACCCTTGGAACTAATTGACCGAGCTTTGGATCGATTCTCTGCACCTGAAGCATTACGATGTATTCAAGTGGGTATCTTGTGTGTGCAACAAAGACCAGAAGACAGGCCAACAATGTCATCTGTGCTTTTGATGTTGGATAGTGAGAACACAACATTGACGCAACCTAAGAGACCTGGTTTTTATATCGAAAGGAGTCTTAAAGATACGGGTTCCTCATCAAACCAACAACGAATTTGTTCAGAAGAATTAGCTATTACAGTTTTAGAGGGCAGATAGCAGTCCCACAAATATGTCTGCAATTTTTTTATCCAATGTGGAGGTAAGGAGATCTTAATGAAATGTAAGCATTCTGGGTTGATTCATCATTTTCCTTAAAGAAAAATCCTGTAAATACCACAAGAAAGCTGCTCAAGATTTTCAAATCCTATAAAAGGATTTCTAAGCTGTTGTGTGCTACTAAGCTTCTCCAGTGTCAATTACTTCTGCAGTTTAACTGCACTAGGTTGCCACCATTGGTGCACCTAagcattttaaatttgaaaatgttGTAGTAGATGGAAGCTCCATTAGTCTGAGATAAGAAGCATCGACAAGAACATACACAGGAGGATATACCATTACAAATGAGGATAATGAttgaatttgtattcaaaaTTTTACACATGTCTAATCCAAACCATTCCCGTCTGACAACCAAAatcaccaaatcatcctccttGTGGCAAAATTAACCATTTCTGTCAACAAAACTTCCTAGCCGTTCCGGCTAAGACCATataggtgggggtgggggggagataGAAAGCATACCTAGTTTTGTCACATGGAGGAGTGATATGAAAATTTTGACCATTAAACATCGAGGAAATGATCTAAATAGACATGTTTTAAAAGTCAGGCTCAAATTCAAACATTTACCCTTCTCGTCTATATTTTGTTCAGCCTCATTGcaattttatgtattttttttcttttattgtttttggaGACCTTGAGTATATCTGTCAACATAATTACTTACATGGCAAATCTAGTGGTCTGTAAGGGAGATTCTTTCCTTGATGTCTCACCAAGGTTTGGGGGATCGGTCTCAATCAATACCGATATGGATGATCGGATTAAATTGGACAGAtttatctttttcatttttattttctttcaattaatgatttgaaccattttacccttatatgtTACCATTGGATTGGgatcaatctcaatcaataccGATCAAACTTTTGAAAACCTGTTTCCCGCTGACATCATCTAGTAACACTCCTTTTTGTGAATTTCCTTACGTATAGGCCAAGGAAGGGGTCTCTCAAAATTCCTTCTACAAAATATTGTAGAGGAACGACCACCATCCTCATTGTGGATCATGAGAAAAGCAGCCCCTTCCAAGAAAAACCCCGCAAGAAGATACTCCTCAAAAACATAAGTAGGCAGTAAAAATAGGATCCAGCTCCTCTCCAATGCATTGAATACCCCAATGTGTATCGAACGACTGGAAAGATTTAAGCATGCACCCCAAGTCTTCCCAGCCAGTCCAATCCATGTTGGACGAGTTTGGGCATTGGAGAAGATCCTCATGGGTTAAAatcccctctccccctccccaccaaaaaaaaaccctgtgAGAGGGTTAAAAAGTGAATGGCTAAAAGAGGGATGGTAATAGGAAGACTTGAGAGTGAAAAGATGGATTCTGATCCTCTCCAGCATGGGAGAGAAGCTAGCCACATCCAGCGGCTGGGAGCCCTGGTGCACAGCCAGGTGTTGGGGCTCATGCCCAGGATGCTCCCAGGATGTGCACTGGGCTCTCTCCCacgctggagaggatctaaatcagGAATACCAAAGAAGTTCTAAAggtgaaagaagaggaaagctCCATTTGTCTACAAGGAACTATGATTCGTCTTCTTTTCTACCATGAAGGCTTTCTTGTAGGCCGGGCGAAGATGACTATTAGTTGAGAGTTGTTAACGTTCTTGCtttcttctattctcttttGACTTGTCCAAATGTTGAATTATAATAAATATGAGGAACAATTATGCAGTTGGGTATGTTTGGTTCCTCATTCTTCTCTTGGAAATGATCCTTTTCTAACTATCTAGCTTGTCATCTCCCAAATATCTATAGATGGGTACCAGAAACAGAGCATGGTTCTTCCTTTCTGttctgtttctccatttctttctCAGTACCTGTATCTCTGTCGGAGCTAGCACCCTCTCTGTTGGTCAATCTATTTCTGCAGATCAGTCCATGATCATAGTTTCTGAAGAAAATGGGAACTCCGAATTGGGTTTATTCAAACCAAATGATAACTACTACTATGTTGGTATCTGGTACAGAAAAGGGGAGAAGGAAATCGTTTGGGTGGCAAACAGAGATAAACCCCTCTCTTGTATGGATTCCTCACAACTTAAGCTCTTAGAGGATGGAAATCTAGTAATCCTTGATCCATCAAATGGCATTATCTGGTCGACAAATTTGATCTCCACATCCTCAAATTCTATGGAGGCAGCACTTCTTGACtctggaaatcttgttttgagAGATGTTTTGAATTCCTCTGTTTTGATGTGGGAGAGCTTTGATCACCCAAGAGACACTTGGTTGCCGGGTGGAAAGATTGGGCTAAGCAAGCTCACAAATAAATCACAGAGTCTCACTTCATGGAGGAATCCAACGGATCCTGCTCCTGGGCTCTATTCTTTAGAGCTAGACCCTGCTGGAAGCAATCAGCTTGTTATATTGTGGAATGGGTTTGTGAAATGGTGGTCAAGTGGGAGATGGAATGGTAATAATTTCAGCTTATTTCCTGAAACAAGTGGTGACAGTATCTTCAATTTCACCTATGTTTCGAGCCAGAATGAGAACTATTTTACTTATAATTTGTATAATTCCTTTAGTTTCTCAAAAATTGTCATTGATGTTTCGGGGGAAATGTATCGAAGTACTTGGGATCAACCAAAAACAGCGAAACCACTGTGCTGCAATTATTCTTGTGGTGCTTTCGCTAACTGCCGTCAGCAAGCTTCGGTTTGGTGTGGGTGTCTGCAAGGTTTCCATCCAAGTCATGCTTTGTCTGGTGGGTGCATGAGGAATACCCCACTGCAATGTGTGAACAATGGTCCTGTAAATTGGGAGAAGGATAGGTTCTTAAAGATGTCTAATTTGATATTGCCTACAAATCCACAATTTTTGGCTGTTGAGACTGCTCAAGCCTGTGAATTGGCTTGTTTAAACAACCGTTCTTGCAATGCTTATGCATATGGTGGTGGTTACTCTGTATGGGTAGGACATATCTTGAGTCTAGTACAACAATCAGATGGTGACACAGGTGGACAAGACCTATATCTCAAACTTGCTGCCTGTGAGCTTTCAACTTCCAGAGGTAACAAGAAGGGATCAGCTATTGGAGCTATTGTGGGCGCTGTTTCAGGGGTTTTAGCCCTCTTCAGTCTTCTGGTGGTGCTAATATGGACAAGGCAGAGGAGTTTAGTTGGACCTTGGGATGCAAATGAAGGTTTTTTGGTTCCATTTTCGTATAGAGATCTACAAATTGTGACCAAGAACTTCTCCGAAAAGCTGGGGGCAGGAGGATTTGGTTCTGTTTTTAAAGGGACATTGCCTGACTCGACTGTTGTAGCCGTGAAAAGGCTTGAAGGCCTCAATCAAGGAGAGAAGCAGTTCCGAACTGAAGTAAGCATGGTTGGTACAATTCAACATGTTAATCTTGTTCGCCTCCATGGATTTTGCTGTGAAGGTACTAGAAGGTTGCTGGTCTATGATTTTATGCCCAATGGCTCTTTACATTCCCATTTGTTTCTTGAAAAACAGGACCCTAAGCTTTAATCTCAGTTTGGATGACGACAGTAAGGTGGGGTTGGTCGCTGAGGGTGCAATTGGGCATGTTGTTGTGGCCTTGTAGGATAGGACTCCCAACTGCCGGGCTCTTGCGGCCACCATTGTCATGAGTTTGGCGGTATTGGAAGTCAACAAAGCCACCATTGGTGTCTACCCTTCTGCCATTCATGCCTTGGTATTGCTCCTTCGGGACGGCTGCAGCAGAGAAAGTAAAGAGGCAGCTACTGCGCTTTGTGTCCTTTGCTCCTTCCCTGATAACAAGAGGAGAGCCGTGGAATGTGGGGCAGTgccaattttgatccaaatggATAATTCTGGGATCGAGAGGGCCCTTGAAGTTCTGAGT is a genomic window of Macadamia integrifolia cultivar HAES 741 chromosome 13, SCU_Mint_v3, whole genome shotgun sequence containing:
- the LOC122059120 gene encoding G-type lectin S-receptor-like serine/threonine-protein kinase At2g19130 — translated: MGTRNRAWFFLSVLFLHFFLSTCISVGASTLSVGQSISADQSMIIVSEENGNSELGLFKPNDNYYYVGIWYRKGEKEIVWVANRDKPLSCMDSSQLKLLEDGNLVILDPSNGIIWSTNLISTSSNSMEAALLDSGNLVLRDVLNSSVLMWESFDHPRDTWLPGGKIGLSKLTNKSQSLTSWRNPTDPAPGLYSLELDPAGSNQLVILWNGFVKWWSSGRWNGNNFSLFPETSGDSIFNFTYVSSQNENYFTYNLYNSFSFSKIVIDVSGEMYRSTWDQPKTAKPLCCNYSCGAFANCRQQASVWCGCLQGFHPSHALSGGCMRNTPLQCVNNGPVNWEKDRFLKMSNLILPTNPQFLAVETAQACELACLNNRSCNAYAYGGGYSVWVGHILSLVQQSDGDTGGQDLYLKLAACELSTSRGNKKGSAIGAIVGAVSGVLALFSLLVVLIWTRQRSLVGPWDANEGFLVPFSYRDLQIVTKNFSEKLGAGGFGSVFKGTLPDSTVVAVKRLEGLNQGEKQFRTEVSMVGTIQHVNLVRLHGFCCEGTRRLLVYDFMPNGSLHSHLFLEKQDPKL